Below is a genomic region from Spongiibacter nanhainus.
TTGGCCTCGGCTTGCCATTCACCGGAGCGGCCGCCGGATTTACTAAGCAGCCGAATGCCACCAATTTCCATGCCCTTATCCACGGCTTTACACATATCATAAATAGTCAGCGCCGCTACAGAGACGGCGGTCAGGGCCTCCATCTCCACGCCAGTCTGGGCGGCCAACTTGCAACGAGCGGCAATGCGAACTTGGTTATTAGACTCGTCGAGCTCAAAGTCCACCTTCACCGAAGACAGCATCAAAGGGTGGCAAAGGGGTATCAGATCGCTGCATTTTTTTGCCGCTTGAATACCGGCAATCCGCGCCACCGCCAACACGTCACCCTTTTTGTGATCGCCCCGGGCAATCAGCTCCAGAGTCTGGGGCAACATGGTCACCACGCCCTCGGCCTCGGCAATACGCTCGGTGACGGCTTTTTCCGTCACATCCACCATCCGGGCGTTGCCACCGGCATCGAAGTGGGTCAGTTGATCGCCTGTGCTACCCATAGCGACTGCCCACAAAAGGGTTAGTTTGTTTTTCCTGGCCAAAGGTGGAGGTTGGCCCGTGGCCGGGGATAAAAGTGATGTCGTCCCCCAGAGGCCAAAGCTTGTCTTTGATGGAGCTGATCAGCGCGCCGTGGTCGCTCATCGGAAAGTCAGTGCGGCCAATCGAGCCCTGGAACAGCACATCGCCGACGATGGCCAGTTTGCTGGGCTGGTGGTAAAACACCACGTGACCCGGGGTGTGCCCCGGGCAGTGAATCACCTGCAGGGTTTGCGCGCCCAACTGGACAGTATCGCCGTCCTCTAGCCATTGATCGGGGGTAAAGGGATCGGCGTGGGGAAAGCCCATCATCCGGCAGTTTTCAGGCAGCTGATCGATCCAGAACTTGTCGGCTTTTTCCGGACCGATAATTTTAACGCCGTATTTTTGCCGCATCACATCGGCAGCGGCGCAGTGGTCCATATGGCCGTGGGTGAGAAAAATCACCTCCAACTCGCCGCCCATCTGCTGCATGCCCGCTTCGATGCGATCCAAGTCACCGCCGGGATCCACCACAGCGAGTTTCTTGGTCTCTGCACACTGCAAGATGGAACAATTTTGTTGGAAGGCGGTGACCGGTACGACACCGCATTTCAAACCGCTTTCACTGGCTGTACTACTCAAAGCGCTATGCCCTTATCGACTAAATCAAAGTGTCTATGATAATGGACAAGGGCCGGTCCGGGATAGGCCAAAGGTGGCGAGGCGCCGGCAAGGAAAGGAATAAAGCTTTATTTATTAACCACTTGGCCGCGATACATCTGCTTTTTCACCGGTGAGTTCATATTGCCCGATCCGGCGCTGTGCTGGGGGGGCAGCGGTTTATCCCGGTAGATTTTGGTGCCCCGGTAGGTCATTTCCCTACCCTCACTATTTGAGGCTTGTTGACTTCCTGGCGCTTGCGCAGGAACACGTTGAGGCGCCTTGTCCTCTAACTTGTAGGGGATCTCCGCCATGTCCATCACTTTGACGATGGTCTTGCGGGTAAAAGGATCACGGCTCTTGTGCCCCATTTGCCCAAGGGAAGGCAATAAATCGGGGTCCACCAATCGTATCTTCACACCAAATTCAGCGTGGATGCGTGAACGCAGTTGTTGAAGTAATGCCACCATTTCCGGGGAATACACCATTGGGCATCCTTAAATATGTTGGAGATCAGACAACGCATCCGTGCGTACCAGTACCTCGCAAGCCCTCACTAAGGGCAATCCTAGGTCCGGTGAACAAAACCGAACACTTGCTATGTAATCTTGTTTACAGCAAAAGTTATTCCATCTATTTAGGGGCAATAAACCGGCATTAGCAGTCCTCCCACCACGCAACACTGTTGTACTGGCACTACAAACGAGCATGCGGATTTTATGCGCACCAAAAATCAGCAAGACTCGGATCGAAAGGCCCGACCTCCTCCAAAACTTGCAATTGCCATTGTGGAAAAACTTCGTTAGAGTAGCCGCCCTCTGAATCAGGGCCCAATGAGTTGCGCACTTACCCACGTGCCAAGACGGCCCCTGAAACCTTCTTCGGTGAGGTGTCTGAGTGGTCGAAAGAGCACGCCTGGAAAGTGTGTGTACGGCAACGTACCGAGGGTTCGAATCCCTCCCTCACCGCCATAAATAAAAAGCCCGGCTTCATGCCGGGTTTTTTGTTTATCGATGATGGGCTGGGTGAGAACCCTCGCCAGGGTTCGACAAAATGCGCTGCATTTTGGACGCCGAAGGCGCCCCGCAGGGGGCAAAGCAGGCCTTCGCCTGATTTGATCCATCCCTCCCTCACCGCCATAAATAAAAGACCCGGCTTCATGCCGGGTTTTTTATTTACCGATGACGGGCTGGGTGAGAACCCTCGCCAGGGGTCGACAAAATGCACGGCATTTTAGACGCCGACGGCGCCCTGCAGGGAGGCAAAGCCCCTGTCAGGCCGCCTGCTCCCCTTCACTCTCAGCCTCACCGCCAAACGCCTCCAGCACCGCTGGCAACAGGCGGGCTATCTCCGCGGTCATAATGCTGAAATCGGCGTCAAACTGCTCGGCGAAGGTGTCGCTGTGAATGTCATCGGCCTTATCGCGGATCATGTCGTCGAAATTGAGGCGCTTGATGGTCAATTGGTCGTCCACCACAAAGTCGATGCCGCCCTGCCAGTGCAGCGCCAGCTTGCTGACAAACATCCCCGACTCCAGGTGACTCTGGATTTGCTTGGAATGCAGGTCCTGATTCTTGGCGCGGATCACCGCCGACTCGTCGGCCCTGTCCTTTAACTCGCACTCACCACCGAATTCAAAGCCCGCGGGGGCGCTGTTTACCAGCCAGTCGGTCATCACGTGTTGGGCGGTGTTTTTGGCCTGAAGGGGAATCACCGGCAGGCTGCCCAGTGAATCGCGGAGCAGCACCATCAGGTCCTCTGCCCGTTTGTGGGAGGGGCTGTCGATCACCAGCAAATTGTCCCGGGTATCGATATAGGCATAGGTGCGACGGGAGCGGACAAAAGCTTTGGGCAGCAGATCAAACAGGATTTCATCCTTAAGCTGACTGCGCTCTTTGCGACCGGGCTTGCGGCCATCGTTGGCCTCAATCTCCTTCACCTTGTCCTCGAGGAATTCTTTTACCACAGCGGCGGGCAACACTTTTTCCTGCTGTTTCAGACACAGCATGATATAGCCGTTACAGGGATGGCAAAGCTCGCTGCCGGCATCACCCAGCGGTGTTGCCCAGCCCATTGAGAGCTGATCCTGAGAGCCACAGGGGGTAAAACTCATGGCGTCCAGCTTGTCGTTCAGCTCTTCCGCTGTCAGCTCGAAGGGGCGCGTAAATCGGTAAACGAGGAGATTTTTAAACCACATAACGGTCTCTGTCGGCACGGTTTTGGGCCGCGCATTGTAGCGACTCCCGCCAGCACTGAACACCGCGGCGCGGTCTGCGAGATTGGCTTTACTCCCCCGGAGCGACGTGCCATCTTTTACCCCACTTTCAAACGCTTGTTGGGGTTTTATGACGCTTTCACTTACCGCGATTCTGGTGGCCGGGATCTTTTGTCAGTGGCTGGCTTGGCGTTTTCGCTTGCCTGCCATCGTGCTGCTGGCCGCCGGGGGACTGATACTGGGCCCCTTCACCGGCTGGATACAACCCCAGCAGGACTTCGGCGCCGGCCTAAAGGCCGTCACCTCGCTGTTTGTGGCCATCATCTTGTTTGAAGGGGGGCTCAATCTTCAGTTCCACGAATTGCGGGAGACCGCCAAGGTTACCCGGCGGCTGACCTCCGTCGGTGTGGTGCTGGCTTGGGGCATCGGCACTGCGGTGGCCCACTATGTCGGCCAGTTGGACTGGGGTGTGGCCGCCCTCCTCGGCGCCATCATGGTGGTGACCGGGCCAACGGTAATTATGCCGCTGCTCAAGCACGCCAAACTCAATCGCCGCACAGCGTCGTATTTGAAATGGGAAGGCATTATCAACGACCCTATCGGCGTGCTGTTGGCGGTGCTGGTCTACCAATATCTGCTCTATTCCGGCGAGGGGCCGGCGCTGGGCCAGATAGCCACTAACCTGGGGCTAGCCATCGCCACCGCCTTTGCCCTGGGTGGCGGGATCGCCTATGGGCTGGGGCACAGTTTTCGCCGGGGTTGGATTCCCGAGTATCTGAAAGCCCCCTGCGTCATTGCCTGTGTATTGGCGGTCTATGCCTTGGCAGACTTGGTACAGCACGAATCCGGTCTGCTGGCGACCACTCTGATGGGCATCGTGATGGGCAATATGCGCCTGCGCAGCCTGGATGAGATGCGCCGCTTTAAGGAGTACCTCACCTTAATCCTGGTGTCATTCCTGTTTGTGGTACTGACCGCATCCCTGCAGATGGAGGACCTGCGCACTATCCACCTACCATTGATGCTGATGGTGTTGGCTTTCTTGTTTATCGTGCGACCGCTGGCGGTGTACTTGGCCACCCTGGGAGCCGGTTGCAACTGGCGTGACCGGATTTTAATCGGCTGGATTGCGCCCCGCGGGGTGGTGGCGGCGGCATCGGCCGGTGCCTTTGCTCCAGCACTGGTGGATGCCGGCTTCGACGATGCCCGTTACCTGGTGCCGGCGGTATTTATGGTGATCTTCACTACGGTTATCGCCCACGGCTTCTCGCTGGGGCCGCTGACCCGCCTGCTCAAGCTGGGCTCACCCGGTAAGGGTCGGGTACTGATCGTTGGCGCCTCACCCTGGGCCATCGAGCTGGGGCTGGCGCTAAAGAATATAAAACAAGACGTGATCATTGCCGACAGCGACTGGGGGCGACTGCAAAACGCCCGGCAGCAGGGCCTGGAAACCTGGTTTGGCGAAATACTCTCTGACATGGCCGAGGAAGCGATGGCGCTGGACAACATCTACACCGTGCTAGCGGCGACCGGCAACAACCACTACAACTCAATGGTCTGCAATCACTACGCGCCTCACTTGGGGCGTCACCGGGTGTTTCAGCCCTACGATAGTGGCAGCGAGGGGCTCAAACATATTGTACCGGAGACCCGCCGGGGCATTACCGCCTTCTCACAGCCGGTGTCCTACGCGGAAATGTGGACTCGTTTGATCCAGGGCTGGGTGATACGAAAAACCGGCATCACCGAGAGTTTTGATCAGGAGAAATTTCTACAGAGTTTGCCTGAAGGCGCGGTACGGCTGGCCGTGATTCCTGAGAACGGCAAGTTGGAATGGGCCAGTAAAGACGGCCGCCGTCTGCAGGAAGGCGACACCGTGATCAGCTTTGTACCGCCGGAGACCGCAAAGGAGACGCCAGAGCCTGCAAGTGCCTAGGGCCTGTTCACACTAATTGCATTGAGCCTGCTGGCGGTCATTTTTGCCTCCAGCTAGGCGGAGGAAGCGCAGTTTGGTCACTCCAAATAAGCGACCGAGAGCCTGCCCCATGAGCGCAGCGAGTGCTTTGGGTACAACAACGCTGGGGGCAAAAATGGCCCCAGCCCTTCGGGTTGTGGCTAAAAATCCACCACTCTTCGTTGTTAGTCATTCATTTGGAATGACCAAACCTCTCTCCTCACGTCCCGGCGGGGAACCGCTTGATTGGCGAATTTTTAGTCACAACAGGCACTATGCAATTAGTGTGAACAGGCCCTAGCTAACCGCTACAGGGCCATAAACTCCGGCGTGTTAAACACCCAGCTTTTAATCTCGCGGCGGCTGGCAATGCGCCAATCGCCATCCACCCGGCGGTAGCTGTCGACGTACCACAGCCCCAACATAAATACGTGGGGCTTGTCGTCGATTTGCATCTCCATCGGGTTAAAGCACATCACCCGGCCCTCGGCGCTGTCCCCCTGCACCTTAATCTGAATGTTGCCGTTAAGGTGTTGGGTATTAGAAAACGCCGGCATCGCCTCCTTTAGAAAGGCAATCGTGGTATCGACATCCCCCACTGAGCCACCAAAGGCGCTGTAATCGATCTGCGCGTCTTCAGTGAAAAGGGGCCGCAATTCTTCGGCGGCGCAGCGATCGATAATATCTGCATAGTGGAACAGCAGGTCCTGAATTTCGGCGCGGTCTGACAACTCCTGCACGCTGATAGCCATGGCTTACCCCCTGAGGCGGTCTGTTGTTATGGTTATTGATCCAGCTTGAAGACCCGAATGGCGTTTTCCCGTAAAAACTTGGGCCAGACTTCATCTTTAAAGGGCACGTTGGGCATATCCCGGAAAATACGATCCAGCGACAAGCCCATGGGGAAATAGCCCGCGTACATTACCTTGTCGCCACCTCGGGTGTTGGCGAAATTGACGATCTCTTCCGGGTAGTGCTTGGGCGCAAAGGCGCTGGTCATGTAGTACAGGTTGGGGTACTTCAGCATCAGCTTCCAGGCCAGTTTTTCCCAGGGCTCGGCGCCGTGACGCATCACCACTTTTAACTCGGGGAAGAACCAGCACACCTCGTCCAACAGCTCCACTTTCTGGGGCGCCATGGGAAGACGGGGGCCGGGCACACCCACGCAGGGGCAGAACGGGATATCCAGCTCCACCAGCTTGGCGTAAATCGGATACCATTTTTTGTCGTTGTAGGGGACCTGGGGGCAGAGGCCAGACGCGAAACCCGTGACGGCCTTGATACCAAACTCCTCGTGGAGCCGAACGATCTTGCGGACCTCGTCCATGCCATTGTTGGGGTTGGCCTCAAGGCTGCAAATAAAACGGTCGGGGTGGCGGCGCAAGGCCTCTTTGGCGACCTCGTTGTGGTCGTCGATGCCCAGCATGGCGATGCCGATGTTGTGCTTGTCCATCTGCTCGATGGTGTAAGCGATGTAGTCTTCTTTTTTGCCGGTATCAGGGATGTCCTTGAACATATACTGAGCCGGCATCTTGAACATCATGCGGCTCTCTTCGTCCATCAGCAGCGGCTTCATAAACTCGTACCACTGGCTATTGTCCTCGCCAGGGACACTAAGCATAAGATCGATCACCGAGATGTCAGTGGGCATAGGCATGATTGGCCTCCTTATTGGTATCGTTGATGGCCATTGTCGAGAGCAGTCCCGCCCCGCTCAATATCATAAAACGCCAGGGCATGGACAAAAGCGGTCACATCCCCCGGCGCAGTGCCTCCACCATGGCGTCCAGCTCCTCGGCGGGCGCGGGCTCGCGACCGTGAATCTTGGGCGGTTTGCCCTCAAAGGCGGGGATCAAATGCATGTGATAGTGAAATACCGTCTGCCCCGCCGCCGCGCCATTGAGCTGATGAACCCCGAGGCCGTCGGCGTCAGTGACTAACTTCACCACGGGCGCCATATAGCGGGCAAAGCGGGCTACTGCGGCCATTTCCTCGTCGCTCATGGTGAACATATCGACGTGGTGTCGCAGCGGCACGATCAAGGTGTGGCCCGGTTGCACCGGTGCGATATCGAGAAAGGCAATCAGGGTATCGTCCCGATACAATTCTCGACAGGGCGCGTTGCCAGCGATGATATTGCAGAAAATGCAATTGGGGTCGTGGCCGTGCGGATCATCAAATACAGCGTCCTGCATTACACCTCCATGGGCACGTCTTCATCGGTGAGGTCAGCCGGCGCATAGGGGCAGTGATCCGGGTCGACGCTGCGGTAGCGCAGCACCCCCTGCTCGTCCCGCTGTCGCTCCAGCCGGCCTTCCGCATACAGGTAGTGCAGGTGGGCAATGGACTCGCCCAGGGCGATGGCCAACTGATCTTTGCCGATCTCTCTGGCAAACAATACAGGAAACAGTTCTACCGCCGACTTTGGCTCCCGGCAGGCATCTTCAATCGCCGCCAAATGACCGCGATGGTGATCGATCAGTGCCTTCAAGCGGGTGTGAATACCGTAAAAGGGCGTATTGTGAGCGGGCATGACCAGGGTATCGGGGTGAGTTTGCTCAATGAAGTAGGCCAATGACTCCAACCACCGCTTGAGGGGATTGCCCTCGGGCTCTTGAGGCATAACGCTTACGTTAGATGTGATACGAGGAATGATCTGGTCCCCCGACAGAATCAGCTTGTCTTCATCGCTGTATAAACACACGTGCTCCGGAGAATGCCCGCTGCCTGTGATCACCCGCCACTGCCGACCACCAATGGCAAGGCTGTCACCGTCGGTCAAACGGGTATAGGAGCCGGGCATGGGCTCGACAATAGCGCCGAAGCCCCGGAATTTGCGTCCCATCTGCTGAACTTGCTCAAAGGGGACGCCGGCCGAGGTGAAGTGTTCTATTACCCGCCAGTCGGCCCCGGCGTGGTCTTCCTGAGTAAGCGCCCGCGCGGTGAAATACTCGCCAAAACTCATGTACAGCGCAGCGTTGTATTCCCGGCACAACCACCCCGCCTGACCGATATGATCGGGGTGCATGTGGGTGCAAACGACGCCTTTTAGCGGCTTGCCTGCCATGGGCCCCTCGATCAGCAGCTTCCAGCGCTCTTGAGTGTCCCCCCACTTCATGCCGGTATCGACGACCCACCAGCCGTCATCATCTTCTATGGCGTAGAGGTTGATGTGGTCCAGCGCCATCGGCAAGGCCATCTGCAACCAGTACACGCCCCGGGCCATCTCGATCCACTCACCTTTACCCGGTGGTTCCGGGTAGGGATAGGTCAGGCCCTTGATTGTTTGTGCGCTCATAAAATCAGCTATCTGTTAAAAACGTGCGGCTATTGTCGCACAAATGTCCCCTTTGCTGTTGAGCTGTTTAACTCAGGCGCAGCGGCAAACGGCGCAAACGCTGGCCGGTCGCGGCGTACACGGCATTGGCTACCGCTGGCGCGATGGGCGGCGTCGCCGGCTCCCCCACTCCACTTGGCGGTGCATCGCTGTCGAGGATCTGCACCTCGATGTCCGGAGATTCGTTCATACGCAAGGCGGCGTAATCGTGGAAGTTGCTTTGCTGAACAGCGCCCTCCTTCAGGGTGATCTCCCCTTTTAGCGCCGCCGTCAGGCCGTAGATGATGCTGCTCTGCATCTGGGTCACCACCACGTCGGGATTGACTGCCAGGCCGCAGTCCACCGCACAAAACACTTTTTTAACCTGAATCTGCTTGCCGTCGATGCGAACGTGGGCAACCTGCGCCACTACAGTACCAAAAGACTCGTGCACCGCAACGCCCTCATAGATACCGTCAGGAACCTGCCCCCACTGGGCTTGTTTCTTGACGGCGTCCAGTACCCGGGCATGGCGGCTATCGGGGCTAAGCAATGAGGCACGCAGCTCCAGCGGGTCCCGCTTCAGCTGCTGGGCCAGTTCATCGATAAAGCTTTCGATGAAAAACGCGTTTTGGGAATGCCCTACCGAGCGCCAATAACCAATCGGCAGCGATTTCTCTTGCAGTGCAAAATCCACCCGTTTGTAGGGCACCGCGTAGGGTGAGTGAATCAAGCCTTCGGTGGCTGCGGGGTCGTGACTGGCCGCCAATTCGCCAATCTTGCCGTGGGCGCCGTCAGGCAGCCATTTGGGCATCAGCGCATTGGTAATCCAGGGCAACATCACGGTGAACAAGCTGGGCACTGCTGTCTTGAATTGCAGGCTGGTGATCTCGCCGTTATCCAGGGTCGCGGCCAGTCGCGCGGTGGCATTGGGGCGATAGAGATCGTGACGGGTGTCGTCCTCCCGGCTCCACTGCAAACGGACGGGCTTGCCGATGGCTTTGGCGACACGCACAGCCTCGACGATGTAATCGGCGGTGGTACGGCGCCCAAACGCACCGCCCATCAATTGATTATGCAGATGGATGTTTTCCCGACTAACGCCGGTAACGTCGGAAATGGCGGCCAGAGCCAGCTCAGGCGACTGGGTACCCGCCCAGACTTCCACCTGGGTATCGCTCGCTGAGGCCACGGCGCTCAGTGGCTCCATCGCGGCGTGAGCCAGGTAGGGCACGTCGTAGATGGCCTCGATCCGCTCGCCGGTGGCGGCGGTCTCCTCGCCCTCCTCCTCGACGGTTTTGGCATCGTCGGCATCCAGCAGCGCCACGCGCTCTGCTCGCAGACTGCCGTCAGACAAAGCCGCGGTGGGGCCATCCTGCCAGGTGACTTTAACTTTTGCCGCCGCCTGGCGGGCCTGCCAATAGGTGTCGGCTACCACCGCGACGCTGCGGTGGGATTGGAATACGTCGTTAACGCCGGGCATAGTCAACGCGTCGGTGGCATCAAAGGACGCCACGTCGCCATCAAAATGAGGGCAGCGGACTAGCACCGCCGACAACGCCTCCGCCGGACCGGCATCAATGCCAAAGGTCGCTTTGCCCGTGACCTTGGCCAGAGCATCCACCCGGGGCTTGTACTTGCCGATGTACTTAAAATCCTCTGCCTTAACCAGCTCGCCGGATTCGGGCACTGGCAAGGTCTGGGCTATTGGCACCAAATCAGCAAAGCTGAGACTGGTGTCGCCCTGCCACACCTGACCCTCGGCGACCCTGAGTGACTCGGATGCTACCCCCCACTCCTTGGCGCCGGCGGCACGCAGCCAGGCTGCCATTTGCGCCGCGGCCTCCCGCAGAGGGATAAAGCTGGTGCGAATGGTCGAACTGCCCCCGGTCAGCATGATATGGAAGCCGGGGTCGCGGAAGTCGGGATGAAAGCGAGCGTGCTCAAGCTGGATATCTGCTGGCGACATCGCCAGCTCCTCTGCCACCAGCGTGGCCAGGCCGGTCATGGTGCCCTGCCCCATTTCGACTTTGTGCAGTTGCAGAATGACCTTACCGTTGGTATCGACCTGCAAGAATGCGTTGGGTTGGAGGGCATCGGCATCGCCGTGAGGCAGCGGGGCTTTGGCGCAACCGGGCAAATTCACTGCCAGTACCAGGCCGCCGGACACGGCACCGACGGATTTTAAAAATTGGCGACGCTGCATCATGATTGCGCCTCCATTGGCTCAGACTCGTTGGTCTGCTTGGGATCAAACTGCTGAACCGCATTGTCCGCGGTGTGGCGAATCGCCGCCCGTATTCTGGGATAGGTGCCACAGCGGCAGATATTGCCGGACATCGCCTCATCGATTTCCTGGTCGCTGGGCTGGGGGTTGTTCGCCAACAACGCGGCCGCCGACATCAGCTGGCCCGACTGGCAATAACCGCACTGGGGCACGTTAAATTCCAACCACGAGGATTGCAGCGGGTGCAGATCGTCGCCGTCGGACAGGCCCTCAATAGTGGTAATCTGGCGGCCTTGGGCAGCCTGAATAGGAAAACTGCAACTGCGTATCGGGCTGCCATCCAAATGCACAGTGCAGGCGCCGCACAGGCCCATACCACAGCCAAACTTGGTGCCCAATAAGCGCAACTGCTCCCGCAACACCCACAGTAACGGCGTATTGCCATCCACTGACAACTCCACGGCCTCACCATTGACGGTGATACTAAACTGCGACATAGCCCCCCCTTTAATTCGCTATAGACGCCGGAACTCCGCGTCTCGCAGTGAATCCCCGATTATCGACAGGAAGGGGCTATTTGGCCATTACCGCTTGGTAATAAACAACACGCTGTTGGATGGCAAATCGACGCAATACTAGAAATGCAGTACAAAATCCGCCGAGACACGATCCGCCGCAAACTCTACGCTGGCGTCATCCTCGAGGAAGTAGTACTCGTAGCCAATCTCAATGGCAGTATTGCGACCCACGGCAAAACGCAGCCCGCCGCCCAGATAAGGGTCGCTGCCCTCAACCGAGAAATCGCCGCGCTGCTGACTGTCCTCCAGGGTGCCGCTGAACTCCCAGGCCATCACACCCGCCCGGGCAAACAGCCCAAAGGGCTCATCCATAGGCGACTGTATCCGGGCACCGACAAAGGCGCCGTCGATATCCCCCTCCATAAACACCCGACCTGGGGCATAGCCGCCACTGAGTGCTTGCGAGCCATTGGAGGTGGCAATCGCCTCCAACTCGCCGAGATTGACGTAGCCCAGCTCCAGCGCCAACTCGGGCAAAAAGCTGATACCCAAGCCCACCCTGGCACCGGCGGAATCGTTGTCTACCTCGATGTTGGACAGCGAACCGTCACCAAAACTAAAGCGGTGATCTTCATCTTCGTAGTCAAAGGAGGTAATCCCCGCGCCGCCAAAAAGGTACATGCCGGGGCCGGATTGACTGCGGTAGGGATCGCGGCCGTAGTGTTCACTCCACGCGGGGCTGGAAGCTAAGGTAAGTATAGAGACTGCTGCAAGGGTAGAGACTTTCATCACCACGCTCCTGAAATTGGGATAGTGGAGGCATTATTGTGGGCTGGGGATTAACTGATGCTGAACCGGTGATAATCCGTCTGCAAGATCGCCCCATTGTGGCAATCGAAGGCGTACCTGCTGAGCAACAGTTGTAAACACTTAAAAAGCTACAAATATGGGGGGGTGGAATTACAGTATCGCCTGGCGTCGCGATAGCTATGAAATGGCCTTTGTAGCCGCTATGCCTTAACATTTCCGTTTAGCATCAGCCTGTTTTGATAACTATAACTCCGAGTTTACTTAATGCCCCACGAGATCACGGAAGAATCCATGCAGTCAGGCGCCATAGAAGAATTTATTGGCCGCTGGGAAAATGTCAGCGGTACGGAAAAAGCCAACTACCAACTCTTCTTAACGGAGCTTTGCACCCTGCTCGCCCTACCCCAGCCTGACCCTGCCAGCAACGACAACGAACAGAATGCCTACGTCTTCGAGCGTCGCGTCGATATCAGCAAGGCTGATGGTTCGGTAAACCGTGGGTTTATCGACCTCTATCGTCGTGGTGCCTTCGTGCTGGAGGCGAAGCAGACCGGCAAGGCGCTGGAAACTCAGGGGTGGGACAAGGCCATGCTGGCC
It encodes:
- the moaC gene encoding cyclic pyranopterin monophosphate synthase MoaC; this translates as MGSTGDQLTHFDAGGNARMVDVTEKAVTERIAEAEGVVTMLPQTLELIARGDHKKGDVLAVARIAGIQAAKKCSDLIPLCHPLMLSSVKVDFELDESNNQVRIAARCKLAAQTGVEMEALTAVSVAALTIYDMCKAVDKGMEIGGIRLLSKSGGRSGEWQAEAKA
- the rdgC gene encoding recombination-associated protein RdgC — translated: MWFKNLLVYRFTRPFELTAEELNDKLDAMSFTPCGSQDQLSMGWATPLGDAGSELCHPCNGYIMLCLKQQEKVLPAAVVKEFLEDKVKEIEANDGRKPGRKERSQLKDEILFDLLPKAFVRSRRTYAYIDTRDNLLVIDSPSHKRAEDLMVLLRDSLGSLPVIPLQAKNTAQHVMTDWLVNSAPAGFEFGGECELKDRADESAVIRAKNQDLHSKQIQSHLESGMFVSKLALHWQGGIDFVVDDQLTIKRLNFDDMIRDKADDIHSDTFAEQFDADFSIMTAEIARLLPAVLEAFGGEAESEGEQAA
- a CDS encoding nuclear transport factor 2 family protein, yielding MAISVQELSDRAEIQDLLFHYADIIDRCAAEELRPLFTEDAQIDYSAFGGSVGDVDTTIAFLKEAMPAFSNTQHLNGNIQIKVQGDSAEGRVMCFNPMEMQIDDKPHVFMLGLWYVDSYRRVDGDWRIASRREIKSWVFNTPEFMAL
- a CDS encoding HIT family protein, which translates into the protein MQDAVFDDPHGHDPNCIFCNIIAGNAPCRELYRDDTLIAFLDIAPVQPGHTLIVPLRHHVDMFTMSDEEMAAVARFARYMAPVVKLVTDADGLGVHQLNGAAAGQTVFHYHMHLIPAFEGKPPKIHGREPAPAEELDAMVEALRRGM
- a CDS encoding MBL fold metallo-hydrolase, which produces MSSTASESGLKCGVVPVTAFQQNCSILQCAETKKLAVVDPGGDLDRIEAGMQQMGGELEVIFLTHGHMDHCAAADVMRQKYGVKIIGPEKADKFWIDQLPENCRMMGFPHADPFTPDQWLEDGDTVQLGAQTLQVIHCPGHTPGHVVFYHQPSKLAIVGDVLFQGSIGRTDFPMSDHGALISSIKDKLWPLGDDITFIPGHGPTSTFGQEKQTNPFVGSRYG
- a CDS encoding cation:proton antiporter, producing the protein MTLSLTAILVAGIFCQWLAWRFRLPAIVLLAAGGLILGPFTGWIQPQQDFGAGLKAVTSLFVAIILFEGGLNLQFHELRETAKVTRRLTSVGVVLAWGIGTAVAHYVGQLDWGVAALLGAIMVVTGPTVIMPLLKHAKLNRRTASYLKWEGIINDPIGVLLAVLVYQYLLYSGEGPALGQIATNLGLAIATAFALGGGIAYGLGHSFRRGWIPEYLKAPCVIACVLAVYALADLVQHESGLLATTLMGIVMGNMRLRSLDEMRRFKEYLTLILVSFLFVVLTASLQMEDLRTIHLPLMLMVLAFLFIVRPLAVYLATLGAGCNWRDRILIGWIAPRGVVAAASAGAFAPALVDAGFDDARYLVPAVFMVIFTTVIAHGFSLGPLTRLLKLGSPGKGRVLIVGASPWAIELGLALKNIKQDVIIADSDWGRLQNARQQGLETWFGEILSDMAEEAMALDNIYTVLAATGNNHYNSMVCNHYAPHLGRHRVFQPYDSGSEGLKHIVPETRRGITAFSQPVSYAEMWTRLIQGWVIRKTGITESFDQEKFLQSLPEGAVRLAVIPENGKLEWASKDGRRLQEGDTVISFVPPETAKETPEPASA
- a CDS encoding amidohydrolase family protein, translated to MPMPTDISVIDLMLSVPGEDNSQWYEFMKPLLMDEESRMMFKMPAQYMFKDIPDTGKKEDYIAYTIEQMDKHNIGIAMLGIDDHNEVAKEALRRHPDRFICSLEANPNNGMDEVRKIVRLHEEFGIKAVTGFASGLCPQVPYNDKKWYPIYAKLVELDIPFCPCVGVPGPRLPMAPQKVELLDEVCWFFPELKVVMRHGAEPWEKLAWKLMLKYPNLYYMTSAFAPKHYPEEIVNFANTRGGDKVMYAGYFPMGLSLDRIFRDMPNVPFKDEVWPKFLRENAIRVFKLDQ
- a CDS encoding MBL fold metallo-hydrolase, with translation MSAQTIKGLTYPYPEPPGKGEWIEMARGVYWLQMALPMALDHINLYAIEDDDGWWVVDTGMKWGDTQERWKLLIEGPMAGKPLKGVVCTHMHPDHIGQAGWLCREYNAALYMSFGEYFTARALTQEDHAGADWRVIEHFTSAGVPFEQVQQMGRKFRGFGAIVEPMPGSYTRLTDGDSLAIGGRQWRVITGSGHSPEHVCLYSDEDKLILSGDQIIPRITSNVSVMPQEPEGNPLKRWLESLAYFIEQTHPDTLVMPAHNTPFYGIHTRLKALIDHHRGHLAAIEDACREPKSAVELFPVLFAREIGKDQLAIALGESIAHLHYLYAEGRLERQRDEQGVLRYRSVDPDHCPYAPADLTDEDVPMEV